A region of Sugiyamaella lignohabitans strain CBS 10342 chromosome A, complete sequence DNA encodes the following proteins:
- the RAD18 gene encoding E3 ubiquitin-protein ligase RAD18 (E3 ubiquitin ligase; forms heterodimer with Rad6p to monoubiquitinate PCNA-K164; heterodimer binds single-stranded DNA and has single-stranded DNA dependent ATPase activity; required for postreplication repair; SUMO-targeted ubiquitin ligase (STUbl) that contains a SUMO-interacting motif (SIM) which stimulates its ubiquitin ligase activity towards the sumoylated form of PCNA; GO_component: GO:0097505 - Rad6-Rad18 complex [Evidence IDA] [PMID 9287349]; GO_component: GO:0000790 - nuclear chromatin [Evidence IDA] [PMID 10880451]; GO_component: GO:0005634 - nucleus [Evidence IEA,IEA,IEA]; GO_component: GO:0005634 - nucleus [Evidence IDA] [PMID 10880451]; GO_function: GO:0003677 - DNA binding [Evidence IEA]; GO_function: GO:0003684 - damaged DNA binding [Evidence IEA]; GO_function: GO:0016874 - ligase activity [Evidence IEA]; GO_function: GO:0046872 - metal ion binding [Evidence IEA,IEA]; GO_function: GO:0003676 - nucleic acid binding [Evidence IEA]; GO_function: GO:0003697 - single-stranded DNA binding [Evidence IDA] [PMID 7926769]; GO_function: GO:0003697 - single-stranded DNA binding [Evidence IDA] [PMID 9287349]; GO_function: GO:0043142 - single-stranded DNA-dependent ATPase activity [Evidence IDA] [PMID 9287349]; GO_function: GO:0008270 - zinc ion binding [Evidence IEA]; GO_process: GO:0006281 - DNA repair [Evidence IEA,IEA]; GO_process: GO:0006974 - cellular response to DNA damage stimulus [Evidence IEA]; GO_process: GO:0042275 - error-free postreplication DNA repair [Evidence IGI] [PMID 10924462]; GO_process: GO:0042275 - error-free postreplication DNA repair [Evidence IGI] [PMID 9576943]; GO_process: GO:0070987 - error-free translesion synthesis [Evidence IGI] [PMID 9409821]; GO_process: GO:0042276 - error-prone translesion synthesis [Evidence IGI] [PMID 11973297]; GO_process: GO:0042276 - error-prone translesion synthesis [Evidence IGI] [PMID 15687278]; GO_process: GO:0006513 - protein monoubiquitination [Evidence IMP] [PMID 12226657]; GO_process: GO:0016567 - protein ubiquitination [Evidence IEA]), translating into MEETAEQYANIRERLMNLSKQEPRPVGSSSHKQSGLESSAEMHNSEATLLGITNSAEQDDSSSDCEVTTVKSDESETVHNELRRSSRKRRTPEIPNFVSAEEAAKIESEVLGECPICQKRMKVSEIQGPHIAMCLNSQKGTSSFRSRLGPRSSSGIRSGSTLNRATKSSGIFGGEQASPAQFKKLPTLHYSSLNDSKLRDVLSRLGLSKKGSRSELERRHVNFLNLWNANCDSKSPVSRPDILRQLDAMERTQGDQSNVKIQTKGKNFDSQAWSQSNSSQFNDLILQARNNMKKRRTDALSPSEPTNS; encoded by the coding sequence AtggaagaaacagctgagCAATACGCTAATATTCGTGAGAGACTCATGAACCTTtcaaagcaggagccaaGGCCTGTGGGATCAAGTTCACATAAGCAGTCCGGACTAGAAAGTAGTGCCGAAATGCATAACAGTGAAGCTACTCTTCTTGGTATTACTAATTCTGCCGAACAAGATGATAGTTCATCTGATTGTGAAGTAACTACAGTTAAATCCGATGAATCAGAGACAGTGCATAATGAGCTACGGAGATCATCTAGGAAACGCAGAACTCCAGAAATTCCAAATTTTGTTTCcgctgaagaagctgccaaGATAGAGTCTGAAGTTTTAGGAGAATGTCCTATCTGCcaaaagagaatgaaagTCTCTGAAATACAAGGGCCACATATCGCCATGTGCTTAAATTCGCAGAAAGGTACCTCAAGTTTTCGGTCTCGACTTGGTCCCAGATCGTCTTCTGGAATCAGATCAGGCTCGACGTTGAATCGAGCTACAAAATCTAGCGGGATATTTGGAGGCGAACAAGCTTCTCCTGCCCAATTCAAAAAGCTTCCAACTCTACATTACTCATCGTTAAATGACTCTAAGCTAAGGGATGTACTCTCCAGATTGGGATTATCGAAAAAGGGCTCCAGAAGTGAGCTAGAGCGACGACATGTCAACTTTTTAAATTTATGGAATGCTAATTGCGATTCAAAAAGCCCTGTCAGCCGACCTGATATCTTGCGCCAACTGGACGCGATGGAGCGAACTCAAGGAGACCAGAGCAATGTTAAGATTCAAACAAAAGGCAAAAACTTCGATAGTCAGGCATGGTCACAAAGTAATTCTAGCCAGTTCAATGACCTGATTCTACAGGCTAGAAATAATATGAAAAAAAGGAGGACGGATGCTCTGTCACCCTCAGAGCCCACCAATTCGTAG